Proteins from one Salaquimonas pukyongi genomic window:
- a CDS encoding nitrite/sulfite reductase — translation MYAYDEFDQAFVRERVRQFRGQVEKRLDGSLTEDEFKPLRLMNGLYLQLHAYMLRVAIPYGTLDSRKMRQLAMIAEKWDKGYGHFTTRQNIQFNWPKLKDVPDMLEALADVGMHAIQTSGNCVRNVTADHFAGAAADEIEDPRPTAELIRQWSTDHPEFQFLPRKFKIAITGAPNDRAVTKAHDIGIRMVRSEQGEPGYEIIVGGGLGRSPFIGKVLRDFLPRAHLLPYLEAILQVYNLSGRRDNKFKARIKILVHETGLEEIRDAVEATFERVLEEFEYPSDALISEIASHFEPPEFDNTQTLAFEEAQEADPLLRSFVETNVSQHKNPAYGIVTVSTKPVGGTPGDVTADQMRVIADLAERYGHDEIRISHEQNAVLPHVRKADIPAVHAALREAGLATANIGLVSDIIACPGMDYCALATARSIPIAQEIAERFHALKLEHEIGELKIKISGCINACGHHHVGHIGILGLDKAGVENYQVTLGGDATETMALGERAGPGFAAGELIPALERLVETYLDLRRDRSETFLAAYRRLGAAPFLAALYPEDERHAA, via the coding sequence ATGTATGCGTATGACGAATTTGACCAAGCCTTTGTCCGCGAACGGGTTCGCCAGTTCCGTGGCCAGGTGGAAAAGCGGCTGGACGGTTCGCTGACCGAGGACGAGTTCAAGCCGCTTCGGCTGATGAACGGGCTTTATCTTCAACTGCACGCCTACATGCTGCGGGTGGCGATCCCCTATGGCACGCTCGACAGCCGCAAGATGCGCCAGCTCGCCATGATTGCCGAGAAATGGGACAAGGGCTATGGCCATTTCACCACCCGCCAGAACATCCAGTTCAACTGGCCGAAGCTCAAAGACGTGCCCGACATGCTGGAGGCGCTTGCCGATGTCGGCATGCATGCCATTCAGACTTCCGGCAATTGCGTTCGCAACGTTACCGCAGATCACTTCGCCGGTGCTGCAGCCGATGAAATCGAGGATCCGCGCCCGACCGCCGAACTGATTCGCCAGTGGTCGACCGATCATCCCGAATTCCAGTTCCTGCCGCGCAAGTTCAAGATCGCCATTACCGGTGCGCCCAATGACCGCGCGGTGACGAAAGCCCATGATATCGGCATTCGCATGGTGCGCAGCGAGCAGGGGGAGCCGGGTTACGAAATCATCGTCGGCGGCGGGCTTGGCCGCTCACCCTTTATCGGCAAGGTGCTGCGCGATTTTCTGCCCAGGGCGCATCTGCTGCCCTATCTGGAAGCAATCCTGCAGGTCTATAATCTCTCCGGCCGCCGGGACAACAAGTTCAAGGCGCGCATCAAGATACTGGTTCACGAGACCGGTCTTGAGGAAATCCGCGATGCGGTGGAAGCAACCTTCGAGCGGGTGCTGGAAGAGTTCGAATATCCCTCAGATGCCCTCATCAGCGAAATTGCAAGTCATTTCGAGCCGCCGGAATTCGACAACACCCAAACCCTTGCCTTCGAGGAAGCGCAGGAGGCCGACCCCCTGTTGCGGTCGTTTGTCGAAACCAACGTCTCCCAACACAAGAACCCGGCCTATGGCATCGTAACGGTCTCTACCAAACCCGTTGGCGGCACACCGGGCGATGTGACTGCAGACCAGATGCGCGTCATCGCCGATCTTGCCGAACGCTATGGCCATGACGAAATCCGCATCAGCCATGAGCAGAACGCCGTACTGCCTCATGTGCGCAAGGCCGACATTCCTGCCGTTCACGCTGCCTTGCGGGAAGCGGGCCTCGCAACCGCCAATATCGGCCTTGTCTCGGACATTATTGCCTGCCCCGGCATGGATTACTGCGCCCTTGCAACGGCGCGCTCCATCCCCATCGCCCAGGAAATTGCCGAGCGGTTCCATGCCTTGAAGCTCGAACACGAAATCGGCGAACTGAAGATCAAGATTTCCGGCTGCATCAATGCCTGCGGACACCATCATGTCGGCCATATCGGCATACTGGGCTTGGACAAGGCAGGCGTCGAAAACTATCAGGTTACCCTTGGCGGCGATGCGACGGAAACCATGGCGCTGGGCGAACGGGCCGGGCCGGGATTTGCCGCCGGCGAACTCATCCCGGCGCTGGAGCGGCTGGTGGAAACCTATCTTGATCTGCGCCGGGACCGGTCGGAAACCTTCCTTGCAGCCTACCGCCGTCTTGGCGCTGCGCCGTTTCTTGCAGCGCTCTATCCGGAGGACGAACGCCATGCAGCGTGA
- a CDS encoding phosphoadenylyl-sulfate reductase, producing MQRDVETRVQETNAAALEAGALFLLEEAIAKKAHGEAALVSSFGSEAAVLLHLASRVDPSVPVLFIDTRMMFAETLDYQQSLAERLGLTDVRRISADSRDLRRGDVFGRLHLSDPDACCNLRKTIPLEQALSGFDCWINGRKRHQAASRSAIRLSEADPSGRLKLNPLAFWERQDIEAYFSRHALPPHPMVAKGFTSIGCAPCTVRVAEGADPRSGRWSGQEKTECGIHIENGVITRPTA from the coding sequence ATGCAGCGTGATGTTGAGACCAGGGTGCAGGAAACCAATGCTGCGGCGCTCGAGGCTGGCGCACTCTTTCTGCTTGAGGAGGCGATCGCTAAAAAGGCCCATGGCGAGGCAGCGCTGGTCTCCTCCTTCGGGTCGGAGGCAGCGGTACTGCTGCATCTTGCCTCCCGGGTCGACCCCTCCGTGCCCGTGCTGTTCATCGACACGCGCATGATGTTTGCCGAAACGCTTGACTATCAGCAAAGCCTGGCGGAGCGGCTTGGGCTTACCGATGTGCGCCGCATCTCCGCCGACAGCCGCGACCTTCGCCGTGGCGACGTTTTCGGACGGCTTCACCTTTCCGACCCCGATGCCTGCTGCAACCTGCGCAAGACCATTCCGCTGGAACAGGCACTTTCGGGCTTTGACTGCTGGATCAACGGCCGCAAGCGGCATCAGGCGGCAAGCCGTTCGGCCATCAGGCTTTCCGAAGCCGATCCCTCCGGCCGCCTCAAGCTCAACCCGCTGGCATTCTGGGAACGCCAGGACATCGAAGCCTATTTCAGCCGTCATGCCCTGCCACCCCATCCGATGGTGGCAAAGGGCTTTACCTCGATCGGCTGTGCCCCGTGCACTGTCCGGGTTGCAGAAGGCGCTGATCCGCGCAGCGGGCGCTGGTCCGGTCAGGAAAAGACCGAATGCGGCATTCACATCGAAAACGGCGTGATCACACGCCCCACCGCCTGA
- a CDS encoding DUF934 domain-containing protein — MPVIIKDGRFVEDLFVEAGGAFVALDQYSAAVHDREAALTGIDVPNDTDPQALAGLMNSVAAIRIAFPAFADGRGFSIARKLRRMGFAGLVRAKGHVLADQYPLAIRSGFDEVEISNEQAGRMPQAQWREALERTRNNYLDRLKHQAA; from the coding sequence ATGCCCGTAATCATCAAGGATGGACGGTTTGTCGAGGATCTCTTCGTGGAGGCGGGCGGGGCATTCGTTGCCCTCGATCAGTATTCTGCTGCCGTTCATGACCGCGAAGCAGCCCTGACCGGGATCGATGTTCCCAACGATACCGATCCCCAGGCCCTGGCGGGGCTGATGAATTCGGTTGCCGCCATCCGCATTGCCTTTCCCGCCTTTGCCGATGGCCGCGGCTTTTCCATCGCCCGCAAACTGCGCCGCATGGGATTTGCCGGGCTTGTTCGCGCAAAGGGACATGTTCTTGCCGATCAGTATCCACTCGCCATCCGGTCCGGCTTTGACGAGGTGGAAATTTCCAACGAACAGGCCGGCCGCATGCCCCAGGCCCAGTGGCGCGAGGCACTTGAACGCACCCGGAACAACTATCTCGACCGGCTCAAACACCAGGCAGCCTGA
- a CDS encoding ferredoxin--NADP reductase has translation MNEIARIEDAVPLAPRHPDAQTVTAVKHFTDRLFSFRVTRPKSLRFRSGEFAMIGLQQENGKPLLRAYSIASPSWDDELEFYSIKVPDGPLTSRLQEIAPGDAVIVRPKPTGTLVLDALLPGKRIWLIASGTGIAPFASLIRDPELYERFDEVILTHTCRTVPELDYGAALVANLADDPLVGAEAWQKLHYYPTTTRQESRHTGRITDLLKSGKVFSDLEIPPLGQDDRVMICGSMALNLEVKAICEAAGLGEGSNAAPGEYVLEKAFVG, from the coding sequence ATGAACGAGATCGCAAGGATAGAAGACGCCGTGCCCCTGGCGCCGCGCCATCCCGACGCCCAGACGGTAACGGCGGTCAAACACTTTACCGACCGGCTGTTTTCCTTCCGGGTTACGAGGCCGAAAAGCCTGCGCTTCCGCTCCGGTGAATTCGCCATGATCGGCCTGCAGCAGGAAAACGGCAAGCCGCTGCTGCGCGCCTATTCCATCGCCTCGCCAAGCTGGGACGATGAACTTGAATTTTATTCGATCAAGGTGCCCGATGGGCCGCTGACCTCAAGGCTGCAGGAAATAGCACCGGGCGACGCCGTGATCGTGCGTCCCAAGCCGACCGGCACGCTGGTGCTGGATGCGCTGCTTCCGGGAAAGCGCATCTGGCTCATTGCCAGTGGTACCGGCATTGCCCCCTTTGCCTCGCTGATCCGCGACCCCGAACTCTATGAGCGGTTCGACGAAGTGATCCTGACCCATACCTGCCGCACCGTGCCGGAACTTGATTATGGCGCAGCCCTGGTCGCCAATCTTGCCGACGATCCCCTGGTGGGCGCTGAAGCCTGGCAGAAGCTTCACTATTATCCCACCACTACCCGCCAGGAATCCCGCCATACCGGCCGCATCACCGATCTGCTGAAGTCCGGCAAGGTGTTCAGCGATCTGGAAATACCGCCCCTGGGGCAGGACGACCGGGTCATGATCTGCGGCTCAATGGCGCTCAATCTGGAAGTCAAGGCGATCTGCGAGGCCGCCGGGCTTGGCGAAGGTTCGAACGCTGCCCCCGGCGAATATGTGCTCGAAAAAGCCTTTGTCGGTTAG
- a CDS encoding DUF6194 family protein, whose product MSVSLVDTRSFLTTLPDVSVHDGTDDLFFFRGDEQKFPFATIVTHDDPYDTLSNLSRPGVFRLNFATDKETFAMLFPDLQTKAALTEANLDYQALDVFFPHPVYGRMRWVSVINPDRVWSHCQELLVKAHQIRELRPNNW is encoded by the coding sequence ATGAGTGTTTCCCTCGTCGATACCCGATCGTTTCTCACCACACTGCCAGATGTCAGCGTGCACGACGGCACGGATGATCTGTTCTTTTTCCGGGGAGATGAGCAAAAATTTCCATTTGCGACCATCGTTACCCACGATGATCCCTATGACACATTGTCGAATTTGAGCCGGCCAGGGGTCTTCCGGCTTAACTTCGCAACCGACAAGGAAACCTTTGCGATGCTGTTTCCAGATTTGCAGACAAAGGCAGCGCTGACAGAAGCAAATCTGGACTATCAGGCCCTAGATGTTTTTTTCCCGCACCCCGTTTATGGCAGGATGCGGTGGGTAAGCGTCATCAATCCCGACAGGGTATGGAGCCATTGCCAGGAACTGCTGGTCAAAGCGCATCAGATTCGCGAACTCCGACCGAACAACTGGTAG
- a CDS encoding PadR family transcriptional regulator — MNVVRLLVLGALRETSPSHGYAIGQLLEDWQVQTWTRLRSGSVYHALRQMTKEGLITAGEQETGDRGPGKTRFTITNAGDAEFFALLREALASSDLIELSSGIAFLDALPEEGPALLAETTVRLNENAHRLQKIAATTSAAKGAPRTHDLLIMWSANLFATAGSLAKILARE, encoded by the coding sequence ATGAATGTGGTGAGGTTATTGGTGCTGGGAGCGCTCCGCGAGACAAGCCCATCTCATGGCTATGCAATTGGTCAGTTGCTGGAGGATTGGCAGGTGCAAACATGGACCCGCCTGCGATCCGGTTCCGTCTATCACGCTCTTCGGCAAATGACGAAAGAAGGACTGATCACGGCAGGCGAGCAGGAAACCGGTGATCGTGGTCCCGGTAAGACGCGGTTCACAATCACCAATGCGGGCGACGCCGAGTTCTTTGCGCTGCTGCGCGAAGCCCTTGCGAGTTCTGACTTGATCGAATTGAGTTCGGGCATCGCCTTTCTCGACGCTCTACCCGAAGAGGGACCGGCGCTTCTCGCCGAGACCACAGTGCGTTTGAACGAGAATGCGCATCGGCTGCAAAAGATTGCAGCCACTACTTCCGCTGCAAAGGGGGCACCCAGAACACATGATCTTCTCATCATGTGGAGCGCCAATCTTTTCGCCACGGCGGGCAGCCTGGCAAAGATTTTGGCTCGGGAATAG
- a CDS encoding autotransporter-associated beta strand repeat-containing protein, producing MRSRVTRPTLIMPASAARRGGAAVLRDLRRGLLSSVAATVLAMSTLNGAAPALAADTHWTGAGGDTNWNNPANWSNGLPGGNDTSRIRNGQTATVDGITASGNRYTYIGGNYSAGHVDVINGGNLSGGCCFYIGDYGDGSMTVSGTGSTVSAGGSVFVVGQSSTRGELLITNGGTVNTPASYTMIGRYGGSEGVVTISGTGSLFQSGGHLMLGGESASSTYNTKGTLNLVEGGLVRAGGSGIRKIIIAHSNGSTGTVNVGNGGTPGTVEASSIQFGNGTGVLNFNHTNTGYSFTVPITGNGEVRQLAGTTVLSGSNSYSGGTTINGGTLRAGSASALGTGLVTVAADGTLDLGTNTGASALGGSGLVTLNANTLTLSGDGNGSIEQESTYAGIISGTGGLIINNGNDNQILTGDNTFSGGIAVAGGALTLGSNTAAGTGPITTTGSVIGYLNGVNSAAPIIINSNTTQLEVNGTDTAVQSGVISESGGVRPLEKIGTGTLTLSAANTYTGTTTITSGTLNVTGSLASNALVVQDGAALQADGAAILDTASVTLNGSGNLSLTGNEQIGSLASASNTSTVVLGANLLTTGGAANTSFAGSITGSGGLTKEGNGIFSLTGSSNYTGATTVSAGTLEVTGTGALGGTGGVTISNSGTLQVDAGALAAAQAVQINGTGTFDVDGDTAIGSLASVAGTTVDIANSSTLTVNQGTNGTIAGVVQGGGGLTKAGAANLILTGNNTYAGLTTINSGTLELRGNGAISDGTIGDDGSEGSILVNAGGTLQVAQSETIASLSGAGNVVLSGTLTTGDAGDDEISGVISGTGLLIKQGAGNLTLSGNNTNSGDITVDGGTLTLASNAAAGTGSIWTTGSVVAYANGVNIANPIVVSSNTTQLEVNGTDAAEQSGVISQSGGARPLEKTGTGTLTLSAANTYTGTTTITAGTLNVTGSLASTALVAKDGATLQADGAAIHDSAAVTLNGTGILSLTGSERIGSLASTSAGSTVSLGANTLTTGDAANAAFAGSITGTGGLTKEGAGTFSLTGGSNYTGTTAVNGGILDITGTGALSGAGGVTINNNGTLRADAGALAAAQAVQVNGTGTFDVDGDTTIGRLTGMAGSTVDIASGSALTVNQGSNGTFAGNMQGDGGLTKGGAANLILTGNNSYTGTTTVSGGVLEIKNAGVLSSTGGIVINSGEVETDGGGLGTGRAVTLNGAGLNSMLDLNGDEQIASLAGVGTVDFDSILTIKQAADTVFSGNLVGNGNLEKSGAGSLTLSGNNTFGGGIDHKGGTLELASQNAAGTSAIFNAAILNITSNLSGSGLLKNENGGVANFGGNTVTGFTGFQNDAGGTASFGSGSSFNAGINDLFNNGLLNADGAVALTGKSFTNAGGRLSMKDGVAGDALTINAAFAGTGTLSVDVDYAANIADVLAINGDVTGGKTMITLNDVTTGKATGNDILVVDGNGAMPADAFSLAAPATSGAFTYDLSLVGNDWFLTLALAPSTATYEAHAALLTELNGTSGLLRRLSNRNWGNGSSAQANPTVYGFPGIAEAGDELPGGIWTRVEAAHSFHDASSSTAGQSRDTNIRKLHFGFDGPVADAGNGTVTAGLFGFIGSAHTDISSPTGDGSIATRMYGAGGSLTWLGTGGLYFDAVGQFSWYKSDLESDSAGTLNSDMDATGYSLSAEFGKRLYFSENRIAIPQAQITYSGIDFDSFTTNTGSTVKLTDGDSLKGRLGIALGKEAQWENDDGQQNRSYTYLNLDLENEFFDGTEIKVAGTALRNENDRLTGTAALGGTLTLNDGRLSVFGEVAFSTSLENLGDSGTVRGNAGFKLHF from the coding sequence ATGCGTAGCAGGGTAACCCGCCCTACCTTGATCATGCCTGCATCCGCTGCCCGGCGCGGCGGTGCAGCCGTTCTTCGCGATTTGCGGCGCGGATTGCTGTCTTCTGTTGCTGCAACGGTTTTGGCGATGAGCACGCTCAATGGTGCTGCGCCCGCTTTGGCAGCCGATACCCACTGGACAGGCGCGGGCGGCGATACAAACTGGAACAACCCTGCCAATTGGTCGAACGGGCTTCCTGGCGGTAACGATACCAGCAGAATTAGAAACGGACAGACGGCAACGGTTGACGGCATTACCGCAAGCGGAAACCGCTATACCTATATCGGCGGGAACTACTCCGCAGGCCACGTCGATGTAATAAACGGCGGGAACCTGTCTGGGGGCTGCTGTTTCTATATTGGCGACTACGGAGACGGTTCTATGACGGTTTCCGGCACCGGATCGACCGTCAGTGCCGGTGGTTCCGTTTTTGTCGTTGGACAATCAAGCACCAGGGGTGAACTCCTGATCACCAACGGTGGCACGGTCAATACACCAGCATCGTATACGATGATTGGCCGGTATGGCGGCAGCGAGGGCGTTGTAACCATATCGGGCACAGGTTCCCTGTTCCAAAGCGGCGGCCATTTGATGCTTGGTGGAGAATCCGCCAGCAGCACCTACAATACGAAAGGTACGCTCAACCTCGTTGAAGGTGGTCTTGTTCGGGCAGGCGGTTCCGGCATTCGGAAGATCATCATCGCACACTCAAACGGATCGACCGGTACCGTCAATGTCGGCAATGGCGGTACGCCCGGCACAGTGGAAGCCTCCAGCATACAATTCGGCAATGGCACAGGTGTGTTGAATTTCAATCACACTAATACAGGGTACAGTTTCACCGTCCCCATAACCGGCAATGGCGAAGTGCGCCAACTGGCCGGGACAACGGTCCTTTCGGGTTCAAACTCCTACAGTGGCGGGACAACGATCAATGGCGGCACCTTGCGGGCCGGCAGCGCGTCGGCGCTGGGAACCGGGCTTGTCACCGTCGCGGCGGATGGCACGCTGGATCTTGGCACCAATACCGGCGCAAGTGCCCTTGGCGGAAGCGGGCTTGTAACGCTCAACGCCAACACATTGACCCTGAGCGGCGATGGCAATGGCAGCATTGAGCAGGAATCAACCTATGCAGGGATCATCTCGGGCACAGGCGGTCTGATCATCAACAATGGCAATGACAATCAGATTCTGACCGGCGACAACACGTTTTCCGGCGGCATAGCTGTCGCCGGCGGCGCGTTGACGCTGGGCTCCAACACGGCTGCCGGTACGGGACCGATCACCACTACCGGATCGGTCATTGGGTATCTGAACGGCGTGAACAGTGCGGCGCCAATTATCATCAATTCCAATACGACCCAGTTGGAGGTGAACGGCACGGATACCGCCGTTCAATCTGGTGTGATTTCTGAAAGTGGCGGTGTGAGGCCGCTGGAGAAGATCGGCACCGGCACGCTGACGCTTTCTGCTGCCAACACCTATACGGGCACGACCACGATCACTTCGGGTACCTTGAACGTTACCGGTTCGCTGGCCTCCAACGCACTGGTTGTTCAGGACGGCGCAGCTCTTCAAGCTGATGGCGCGGCAATCCTCGACACAGCCTCGGTTACCCTGAACGGCTCCGGCAATCTGTCTCTAACCGGCAATGAGCAGATTGGCTCGCTCGCAAGTGCTTCAAATACATCCACCGTAGTCCTGGGGGCGAACCTGTTGACTACCGGTGGTGCAGCAAACACATCTTTCGCTGGCTCGATCACCGGAAGCGGCGGTCTGACCAAAGAAGGCAACGGCATCTTCTCGCTCACCGGCAGCAGCAATTACACCGGTGCGACGACCGTCAGCGCCGGAACTCTGGAAGTCACTGGTACTGGTGCTCTGGGTGGAACCGGTGGTGTGACCATCAGCAATAGCGGTACCCTGCAGGTTGACGCTGGCGCACTCGCTGCCGCACAGGCCGTCCAGATCAACGGGACAGGTACCTTCGATGTTGATGGAGACACGGCGATCGGTTCTCTGGCGAGCGTGGCAGGCACGACGGTTGACATTGCAAACAGTTCAACGCTGACGGTCAATCAGGGTACAAACGGCACCATTGCCGGAGTTGTCCAAGGCGGCGGTGGCTTGACCAAGGCCGGAGCGGCCAATCTGATCCTGACCGGAAACAATACCTATGCCGGTCTGACCACCATCAACAGCGGTACGCTGGAACTGCGGGGTAACGGAGCGATATCGGATGGCACTATCGGCGACGACGGCTCTGAAGGATCGATCCTCGTCAACGCGGGAGGGACGCTGCAAGTGGCTCAGTCGGAGACCATTGCCTCGCTGTCGGGCGCCGGCAATGTGGTGTTGTCGGGCACACTGACCACCGGCGATGCAGGAGACGACGAGATTTCGGGCGTTATCTCCGGCACGGGTCTCCTGATCAAGCAGGGCGCCGGCAATCTGACACTGAGCGGCAACAATACGAACTCGGGCGACATAACAGTCGATGGCGGCACCCTAACCCTTGCCTCCAACGCCGCTGCCGGTACCGGCAGCATTTGGACAACCGGATCGGTTGTTGCCTATGCCAATGGCGTCAACATCGCCAATCCGATTGTCGTCAGTTCCAATACCACGCAATTGGAGGTAAACGGCACGGATGCCGCCGAGCAATCCGGGGTAATCTCGCAAAGCGGCGGGGCTCGGCCACTTGAAAAGACCGGCACCGGCACGCTGACCTTGTCGGCTGCCAACACCTATACGGGCACGACCACGATCACTGCGGGCACCCTGAACGTTACCGGTTCGCTTGCCTCGACCGCGCTGGTTGCAAAGGATGGTGCAACCCTACAAGCAGACGGGGCCGCAATCCATGACAGTGCTGCAGTGACGCTGAATGGAACCGGAATCCTGTCGCTGACCGGCAGCGAACGGATCGGATCACTGGCCAGCACATCGGCAGGATCAACCGTGAGCCTGGGCGCCAACACGCTGACAACGGGGGATGCGGCAAATGCAGCTTTTGCCGGTTCGATCACCGGAACCGGTGGCCTAACCAAGGAAGGCGCCGGTACGTTCTCGCTGACCGGCGGCAGTAATTACACTGGTACCACGGCAGTCAACGGCGGTATTCTGGACATCACCGGAACCGGCGCCTTGAGCGGTGCCGGTGGGGTGACCATCAACAACAATGGCACGTTGCGCGCCGATGCCGGCGCACTCGCTGCGGCACAGGCCGTTCAGGTCAACGGCACCGGCACCTTCGATGTTGATGGCGATACGACAATCGGCCGCTTGACGGGCATGGCGGGCTCAACCGTTGACATTGCAAGCGGCTCGGCTCTGACGGTCAATCAGGGTTCCAACGGCACCTTCGCCGGGAACATGCAAGGTGATGGCGGCCTGACCAAAGGGGGGGCAGCCAATCTGATCCTGACCGGAAACAACAGCTACACCGGTACCACCACCGTCAGCGGGGGTGTGCTTGAGATCAAGAACGCAGGCGTACTCTCCAGCACGGGCGGGATCGTCATCAACTCAGGTGAGGTCGAGACCGACGGCGGCGGATTGGGAACCGGCCGGGCCGTTACCCTCAACGGGGCCGGATTGAATTCCATGCTTGATCTCAATGGAGATGAACAAATCGCTTCCCTGGCAGGTGTAGGAACCGTCGATTTCGACAGCATTCTGACAATCAAACAGGCCGCCGACACGGTGTTTTCCGGCAATCTTGTTGGCAACGGAAACCTGGAGAAATCCGGCGCCGGTTCGCTGACCCTTTCCGGCAACAACACGTTTGGCGGCGGCATCGACCACAAGGGCGGCACCCTGGAGCTGGCTTCCCAAAATGCCGCGGGCACGAGCGCCATCTTCAATGCCGCCATTTTGAACATCACGTCGAACCTGAGCGGGAGCGGCCTGTTGAAAAACGAAAACGGCGGCGTTGCCAATTTCGGTGGAAACACCGTTACCGGCTTTACCGGATTTCAAAATGATGCTGGCGGAACCGCCAGTTTCGGCAGTGGCAGCTCGTTCAATGCCGGGATCAACGACCTCTTCAACAACGGCCTGCTCAATGCCGATGGTGCCGTGGCCCTTACCGGCAAAAGTTTCACCAATGCAGGCGGCCGGCTGTCGATGAAGGATGGAGTGGCCGGTGATGCACTGACGATCAATGCGGCATTCGCAGGCACCGGCACGCTGAGCGTCGATGTCGATTATGCAGCGAACATAGCCGATGTTCTTGCCATTAACGGTGATGTGACTGGCGGTAAGACGATGATCACGCTCAATGACGTCACCACTGGAAAAGCGACCGGCAATGACATCCTTGTCGTTGACGGCAATGGTGCCATGCCGGCGGATGCCTTTTCACTCGCCGCACCGGCAACGTCCGGCGCCTTCACCTACGATCTGAGTCTGGTTGGCAATGACTGGTTCCTGACCCTTGCGCTGGCCCCCTCAACCGCCACCTACGAAGCTCACGCAGCTCTGCTGACGGAGCTAAATGGCACATCGGGTTTGCTGCGTCGTCTCAGCAACCGCAACTGGGGAAACGGAAGCAGCGCGCAAGCCAATCCAACGGTATACGGGTTTCCCGGAATTGCCGAAGCTGGCGACGAACTTCCAGGCGGAATTTGGACGCGGGTTGAAGCAGCGCATAGCTTTCATGACGCAAGCAGTTCCACCGCCGGCCAGTCCAGAGATACCAATATCAGGAAACTGCACTTTGGTTTTGACGGCCCGGTGGCCGACGCGGGCAACGGAACCGTCACCGCCGGCTTGTTCGGTTTCATCGGCTCGGCCCATACGGATATCTCGTCACCGACGGGTGATGGATCAATCGCCACGCGAATGTATGGCGCAGGCGGCTCCCTTACCTGGCTTGGTACCGGCGGGCTGTACTTTGATGCGGTCGGGCAGTTTTCCTGGTACAAGTCGGATCTTGAATCGGACAGCGCTGGCACCCTGAACAGCGATATGGATGCCACCGGCTACAGCCTGTCTGCGGAGTTCGGAAAGCGCCTGTATTTCTCCGAAAACCGGATCGCCATTCCCCAGGCGCAGATTACCTATTCCGGCATTGATTTCGACAGCTTCACCACCAACACCGGCAGCACAGTGAAACTCACCGATGGAGACAGCCTTAAGGGAAGGCTCGGCATTGCTCTCGGCAAGGAAGCGCAGTGGGAGAATGACGATGGCCAGCAAAACCGCAGCTACACCTATCTCAATCTCGACCTGGAAAACGAGTTTTTCGACGGCACGGAGATCAAAGTGGCAGGGACGGCTTTGAGAAACGAAAATGACAGGCTGACGGGAACCGCTGCCCTGGGTGGCACACTCACCTTGAATGACGGCCGGCTTTCGGTATTCGGTGAAGTGGCTTTTTCAACCAGCCTGGAAAACCTGGGAGATTCCGGAACGGTGCGGGGCAATGCAGGATTTAAACTGCATTTCTAG